AGACAGGGTATTATTCGTTTTGCAAGCATAAGTTTATCCCAATAAAGCATTAGCTTTTTTTAAATCTATTCTTCCGTCGTAAAGAGCTTTTCCTATTATTACGCCTTTTAAAGAATCTATATTAAGTTCCTTAAGTTTTTTAACGTCGTCTATCTCGGAAACCCCTCCCGAAGCGATTATATCGACTTTCAATTTCGCAAGTTCAGTAACGAGATTTAAATTAACACCTTCCAGCATACCGTCTTTTTTAATATCCGTAAATATAAAAGTT
This is a stretch of genomic DNA from Candidatus Acidulodesulfobacterium acidiphilum. It encodes these proteins:
- a CDS encoding 1-(5-phosphoribosyl)-5-((5-phosphoribosylamino)methylideneamino)imidazole-4-carboxamide isomerase (catalyzes the formation of 5-(5-phospho-1-deoxyribulos-1-ylamino)methylideneamino-l-(5-phosphoribosyl)imidazole-4-carboxamide from 1-(5-phosphoribosyl)-5-[(5-phosphoribosylamino)methylideneamino] imidazole-4-carboxamide) encodes the protein TFIFTDIKKDGMLEGVNLNLVTELAKLKVDIIASGGVSEIDDVKKLKELNIDSLKGVIIGKALYDGRIDLKKANALLG